The genomic stretch CCTCCGTGGGAGTAGCGCCTCGACGCGGCTGTGCGCCCAGCGGGAGAAAGTCCTCCATGGCGAACGCGACGGCAGCGGCAATCGCTCCTGGCAAGACGTGCTGCCCATCGGTGGGAAGCACAACGGGAAATCGGTAGCGAGCCGCTTCTTCGGGCGGCACCTTCGCGGGCCGAGGCGCCCGCGACAACACACAGCCCGAAAGCAACACCAAGCAGGGCGGAACGAATAGCCAATATTCAATCTGCGACCCTATGAACCTTGACCGCATTCCCATACACATATGACGCCCATCGATAGCGCAGGTTTGTCCCCGCGTGACACAGCCCAGCGCTGAATGGGCGACAGGCTGACGCCCCCGCGCGCCGGGACAGTAGCGGCCGTGGGCCATACCGATGCATGCTCGGGGGGATGCGCTACTTCAGCGTGGAAGAAGCCAACCGGCTGGTGCCGCTGTTGACGCGCACCTTCGAACGGGTCCGCCCGTGGGTGGAGCGTGCCCAGCAGCTCGCAGATGAGCTGGGCGCCGCGCCCATCCCCAGCGCCCCGAGCCTGGCCTCCCTGCGCGACGAGCGCGACACCCTCCTCGAGCGCATCCGCGGCGAGCTCCTCCAGCTCCAGGAGATGGGCCTCGAAATCAAGGGCGCGGACGGCCTCGTGGACTTCCGCGCCCATCGGGGCGGTGAGCAAGTCTATCTGTGCTGGCGCTTCGGAGACCCCGCCGTCTCCCACTGGCACGCCCTACTCGACGGCTTCTCGGGACGGCGCCCCATCGAAAGCCCGGACGACTTCGCCCCCACGTACCTCAGCTAGCCGCCCCGCCGCCGAAGCTCTTCTGCAACAGCGACATCTTGTTCCGCGCCGACAACAGCTGCTGACGCAGTGAGTCCGCCTGCCGGGCCACGTCGAGGAACGCCTGTTCCTCCGCGGCCTGCGCCAGCGAATGGGCCTCGTCCGCGACCAGGGACATCCGCTCCTGGAGCGCCTGGAAGGTCCCCGCCAGCGCGGCGTTCTCCTCCGGCGCCTTCGCCGCCTGCCGCTGCTGCGCGAACTGCTGCATCTGCACGTTCAGCTCGCCCGCGTTCTGTCCCAACGCGCCGTAACGCACGAGCAGGTCCTTGAAGACCTCGGTGCGCCGCTGGAGTTCCTGCGCACGCAGGTGGATGGCCTCGGCCTGCGCCTGCTGCCGATCTCTCACCTTCGAGATGGCCCCCACCAGCGCCGTCACCCGTCCCCGGAGCTGCTCGTCCAAATCCGCCAGCCCCTGCAGCATCGCCGACGCGCGCTCCAGATGCTTCTCGGATTGAAGTGGCGCCTTCTCGAGCTGTTCGGCCTGGGACTCGAAGCGCGCCAACTCCACGTCGAGTGCCCGGGCGGCCGCCACCAGTTCGGAGTCCTGAAGCTTGTCACGCTTGCTCATCGTGGGCAGGACCATGACATTTCCCAAGAGAAGGCGCCGCACCCAAGCAGGCGCCCCAGGCCGCCTGCTGGCCCGGCCGCCCGGCAACCCCTGGCCGTGAGGCTCGATGCGCCCACAGTGTGCTCGCCAGCGGCGTCCGTCATCCCCAACTTCCGGACATCTGACGTCACGAGGTGCATACATGCCCATGGGTTTCTCACGCTCCGTGCTCGTTACCGGCGCCACTGGCCAACAGGGCGGTGCCGTCGCACGGAAGCTCTTGCAGCGCGGCCACCGCGTCACCGCCTTCATCCACCACCCGGACTCTCCCGCCGCCCGGGAGCTCGAGTCGCTCGGCGCCGAGCTGGTCGTCGGGGACTACGACGACCTGGACTCCATCGCCCAAGCGGCCCAGGACATGGACACCATGTTCGCCACCGCCACGCCCTTTGGCCCGGGCGGCGTGCAAGCGGAGGTCCGCCACGGGAAGAACCTGGCGGACGCGGCCCGGCTCGCGCGCGTACAGCACTACGTCTACTCGTCGGTGGCCGGAGCGGACCGCCTGACGGGCATCCCCCACTTCGACAGCAAGCACCGCATCGAGATGCACGTGCGCGGCAGCGGCCTGCCCTACACCATCCTCGGGCCCACCTTCTTCATGGAGAACTTCACCAGCGGCATGTTCGAAGAGGGGCTGAAGGCGGGCGTGCTCGCCATGGGCCTGTCGCCCACGCGCGGCCTGCAGATGGTGGCCCTGGAGGACCTCGCGGCCTTCTCCGTCCGCGTCATGGAGGAGCCGGAGCGCTTCGAGGAACAACGCATCGAGGTGGCCTCCGACGAGGTGACGGGTCAGCAGGCCGCCGGGCTGCTGTCCATGGTGAGCGGTCACCGCATCCACTACGAGCAGCTTCCCCTGGACTACATCCGCGAGCGCAGCGAGGACCTTGCCGCCATGTACGAGTGGCTGGACCGCAAGGGCTACCAGGCGGACGTCCTCACGCTGCGGCACCGCTTCCCGGAGGTCCGCTGGCACACCTTCGAGGACTGGGCGCGCGGACAGGACTGGAGCGCCCTGACTTCTCCCGCGTGGCCCCATGCCGCCGCGGAGCCCGTATCCCCCTGAGCCCCTGAGGAGAATGCCCATGCGAGCCCTCATGCCCACCGCGGCGGCACTGTTCATCCTGACGGGTTGCGCGGCGGAGACCCAGCTGCGCCCCTCGCCGGGCGCCCAGGTCCTCCAGAGCGATGCGAACGCCGCGAAGGCGGCGACGGACGGCATCGTCCTGGTCGCGGACGGCACGGCATGGAAGGGCACACCGAAGAACCTGGAGCTCAGCCTCACGCCCGTCTTCGTTCAATTGGAGAACCGCGGCCAGCGCCCCCTGCGCGTCAAGTACGGCGTCTTCTCGCTCGTGGGCACGCAGTCGCGCT from Myxococcus xanthus encodes the following:
- a CDS encoding DUF2203 domain-containing protein, which gives rise to MRYFSVEEANRLVPLLTRTFERVRPWVERAQQLADELGAAPIPSAPSLASLRDERDTLLERIRGELLQLQEMGLEIKGADGLVDFRAHRGGEQVYLCWRFGDPAVSHWHALLDGFSGRRPIESPDDFAPTYLS
- a CDS encoding NmrA/HSCARG family protein, giving the protein MPMGFSRSVLVTGATGQQGGAVARKLLQRGHRVTAFIHHPDSPAARELESLGAELVVGDYDDLDSIAQAAQDMDTMFATATPFGPGGVQAEVRHGKNLADAARLARVQHYVYSSVAGADRLTGIPHFDSKHRIEMHVRGSGLPYTILGPTFFMENFTSGMFEEGLKAGVLAMGLSPTRGLQMVALEDLAAFSVRVMEEPERFEEQRIEVASDEVTGQQAAGLLSMVSGHRIHYEQLPLDYIRERSEDLAAMYEWLDRKGYQADVLTLRHRFPEVRWHTFEDWARGQDWSALTSPAWPHAAAEPVSP